CAAGGGTCGCCGCTCGCCAGGAGGGAACGACCGTCGCCACCACGTAAGGTGCCGTGGTCAGCAGCACCAGGACCAGTAACTGTTGCGGATCGACGCGCGGCACCAGGTCAAAGGCGGGGAAGAGCACCGACCAGCCCTTGATCACCATCGCCAGCAGCGGAGCGCCGAGAAAGAAGACGTGGATCCAGGCCAGCAGCATTCCAACCAGCACGGCGATCACCGAAACCACCGTCCCCTCCCAGAACTTCAGCAACAGGACATCGGCCGTGTCCCAGCCGGTGGCCTTCAGAATGCCGATCTCCCGTTTTTCCTCGGCGCTCAGGCCGGTCGCCTTGTCCCAGGCGAGAATGACGAAGGCGAGCAGCGCGGCGAGAAAGATGGAGAGCAGCATGCCGCTGCGCCAGTTGAAGACCGCATCGTAGGTGCGCAGAATCTCGTGCCGGGTGATGGGGCGGCTGTCCGGCATCAGGCGCCGGACCTTGCGCGCAACGGTGTCGACTTCGTTCGGATTGCGCACCTCGACAGCGATGTCGGTCACCATTCCCGCCGGCAGGTTGAAAAAAGCGGCCAGGGCCTGGCGCTCCATGAGAACCAGGTCGTTGGTCAGCAGATTCGACGGCGCATCGAAGATGCCGACCACCTGCAGGCTCACTCCCAGGTTGTCCCCGTCGATCAGAATCAGATCGTCGCCGACCTCGAGCATGCGAATTGCCGCCACCCCCCTCCCGACGGCGCATTCGCCCTCTTCGCGTGGCAGGCGTCCCTGCAGCAGCCGCACGGCGCCGGTTTTTCCGTCAACACCGACCAGGGTGTAGTTGGCGCCGGTCAGGGCGTCGTAGTAGTAGCCCCAGACACGTGGCCTGACCTCTCCCACGCCAGGGATCGAGCGCAGACGTTCGGCTGTCGAAGCTGGAATCAGGGCATGGCGACCCGCCTCAAGACGCTGCACTACCAGTTCGGGGGCCTCGCTCAGCAGCAGTTGTGCCTCCTTTTGCAGGGAGCGGGTAAGCAGCAGAATCGAGGCCAGGGCGGCCACCGTCAGGATATAGACAACGAGAATCGAACCGGTTTTCCACCGGCGGCGCCAGAGGGAAGCGAGAGCGAATTCAAGAAGTTTGAGCTGGCGCATGTCAGCGCTCCGCCTGCCTGACCAGAATGCGAGTTTGCGGCATGGCAACCGGCGGGGCCAGCATCGAGCCGGAGGGGAAATGTTCCAGCGCCCCCGGGGCATCCTGGAAAGGGGTGAAAAAATCGGCCTGCGACGGATGGCGCGTATAGCGGGCCTCGGTCCAGATGGCAAAGTCGGTAAGCATCAGATCGCGCACCAGAGTCCGGCGCGGAGCGAGCCACGCCGCATCAGCCCGTTGCCGCTGCCGAAAGCCGGCGGCTATGCAGCCGGCAAGAGCGGCTGCCAAAAGCAGGACCAACAGCAGAAAGCGCTGATAACGCGGCATCAATCCCTTTCGATTTCCTTCAGTTCGCGGCCGTCAAAACGGAAAAGCCTGCTGCCGCCGTGATCGCGCATGAAGGTCTCGGCCTGCTTCACGCCCCGAACCGGCACCAGCTCCTGCCCCATGGGCCCGAGAACGTCGCTGCCCGCGATGAAATAGACCTCGGTGGCCAGAACCGGTTGCGCGGAATAATACTCTGTCACCCAGACTTCCCGGACTTCGGTCAGCGTCCGCCCCGGGAACTGCCGCGATGCCTCCTGCAGGTAGCGAAACAGATCCCTGGGGCCGTCGAAATCGAGCCGGGCGCCATCACCGAACAGGATGACCGCCTGCCAGGTGGGATAGGGAGCGACAAACATGCCGCAGACCGGACAACGCACCTTCGGCCCGGCCGGCGACGGTACGTCCGCCAGAACAGGCCGCGGGGCAAGGCCAAGAACTGTAAACAGAAAGGTCGATAATAGAAACAGGCGCATTGAGAATCATCACATTCTTTGTCGGGGATCTTCAGCTTTATACCAGTTTCCAGCCAGAAGGCAAGCCAGACCGGCCCGTCGCGGGCGGATAAACAGGCCCTTCGATTTTCATGACTTTGTTTAATGTCAATTATATTGATTTGTATAAATCAATTTTTCAGGAGAGGCTATCCATGAAAAAACTGCTTGTCGCTCTTTTTGTTCACTCTGGTTGCCGCCGACACCGTCATGTTCAAGGCGAAAAACGGCACGGTCACCTTCAACCACAAAATGCACGGTGAAAAACTGGGCTGCAAAACCTGCCGCAAGAAGCAGAACGGCCCGACCCGGTGCGGCGCCTGCACAAGAAACAGATTCTGTCGATTGTCCGGCTGAGCAGTGGCAGGCACTGCTCAATGCCGTTTCCGGAGGCGTGCCCGGGGCCTCCTTTTCTATCCCGATCTTGCCTTTCCTGACAGCCGGTTGAACCATGGGCAGCCTGTGGTAAGCTTTTTTCGCTGGCTGTACGCGTAATCTTCGAACAGAAATCCCTCCTGACAACCACCCAATAAAGGAGAAACGTCATGGCGAAACAACTCGAAGTCTACAAATGCGAACTGTGCAGCAACATCGTCGAAGTCCTGCATTCCGGGGCCGGTTCCATGTTCTGCTGCGGCCAGCCCATGACCATGCAGACGGAGAACACCGTCGACGCCGCCAAGGAAAAGCACGTACCGGTTATCGAGGTCGGCGCCGACAGCATCACCGTCCGGGTTGGCAGCGTTGCCCATCCCATGCTGGACGACCATTATATCGTGTGGATCGAACTGCTCGCCGACGGCAAAGCCTACCGCCAGTATCTCAAGCCGGGTGATGCGCCGGAAGCAACCTTCCCGGTCAGCGCCGACAAGGTGACGGCACGCGAGTACTGCAATCTGCACGGGCACTGGTCCTCCAAAGCCTAGATGATGAAAAAGCCAGCGATAATGGCCCGAAAAAAACACAAAAAAGCCGGGCAACCTTCAGCGAGGTTGCCCGGCTTTTTTTATTTTCAGGCTGAAGCGAGCGATCAGTTG
This sequence is a window from Geothermobacter ehrlichii. Protein-coding genes within it:
- a CDS encoding desulfoferrodoxin, whose protein sequence is MAKQLEVYKCELCSNIVEVLHSGAGSMFCCGQPMTMQTENTVDAAKEKHVPVIEVGADSITVRVGSVAHPMLDDHYIVWIELLADGKAYRQYLKPGDAPEATFPVSADKVTAREYCNLHGHWSSKA
- a CDS encoding ABC transporter permease — encoded protein: MRQLKLLEFALASLWRRRWKTGSILVVYILTVAALASILLLTRSLQKEAQLLLSEAPELVVQRLEAGRHALIPASTAERLRSIPGVGEVRPRVWGYYYDALTGANYTLVGVDGKTGAVRLLQGRLPREEGECAVGRGVAAIRMLEVGDDLILIDGDNLGVSLQVVGIFDAPSNLLTNDLVLMERQALAAFFNLPAGMVTDIAVEVRNPNEVDTVARKVRRLMPDSRPITRHEILRTYDAVFNWRSGMLLSIFLAALLAFVILAWDKATGLSAEEKREIGILKATGWDTADVLLLKFWEGTVVSVIAVLVGMLLAWIHVFFLGAPLLAMVIKGWSVLFPAFDLVPRVDPQQLLVLVLLTTAPYVVATVVPSWRAATLDPDTVMRG
- a CDS encoding nitrous oxide reductase accessory protein NosL codes for the protein MRLFLLSTFLFTVLGLAPRPVLADVPSPAGPKVRCPVCGMFVAPYPTWQAVILFGDGARLDFDGPRDLFRYLQEASRQFPGRTLTEVREVWVTEYYSAQPVLATEVYFIAGSDVLGPMGQELVPVRGVKQAETFMRDHGGSRLFRFDGRELKEIERD